In Yersinia enterocolitica subsp. enterocolitica, one DNA window encodes the following:
- a CDS encoding FliM/FliN family flagellar motor switch protein: MMLNIRRLSTRQVEVTRWQQRYQPDRSATIPQAGERYFRLNLSSVTEKISALLPVEGWCRFNWPELNSCAWQGLDNQSLAEIFTQENSSRTFFTGAFRMESLEVVDGAEISQSWLTIEESVLGTVLIAAPFSQLKPLPAGQAIGKNVTQQVDWVLGYSHISAGLLQSLALRDVLCIQQLQLHLIVTGRPVARFQKQQEGVFVIEENIDDMQETEDTVPTLDEVLPEYLPSRFDVAKLTVKLTFVLGHSEILLEELAHIQPGSVYSLGADKDREVKVYANKQLVAEGELIYIGDGEELGLEVTKLACQGSLGS; the protein is encoded by the coding sequence ATGATGCTCAATATCCGTCGACTCAGTACACGCCAGGTTGAGGTTACGCGCTGGCAACAGCGCTATCAGCCGGACAGAAGCGCCACCATTCCACAAGCTGGAGAGCGCTATTTCCGACTGAACCTGAGTAGTGTCACTGAAAAAATTTCGGCGTTGCTACCGGTTGAAGGCTGGTGTCGTTTCAACTGGCCTGAGCTGAACAGTTGCGCCTGGCAGGGGCTGGATAACCAGAGCCTGGCGGAAATTTTTACTCAAGAAAACAGTTCTCGTACTTTTTTTACTGGCGCATTCCGCATGGAAAGCCTTGAGGTTGTTGATGGTGCAGAGATAAGCCAGTCTTGGCTAACGATAGAAGAATCGGTGCTGGGGACGGTACTGATAGCCGCTCCTTTCAGCCAGCTTAAGCCCCTGCCTGCCGGGCAGGCGATAGGCAAAAATGTGACCCAGCAGGTTGACTGGGTATTGGGATACAGCCATATCAGCGCCGGGTTATTACAGTCATTGGCGTTACGCGATGTGCTCTGTATTCAGCAGTTGCAATTGCACTTAATAGTAACGGGTCGCCCGGTGGCCCGCTTTCAAAAACAGCAAGAGGGTGTGTTCGTGATAGAAGAAAATATTGATGATATGCAGGAAACTGAAGATACGGTGCCCACGTTGGATGAGGTGCTGCCTGAGTATCTACCGAGCCGCTTCGATGTTGCCAAACTGACAGTGAAGTTGACCTTTGTATTAGGACACAGCGAAATTCTACTGGAAGAGTTGGCGCATATCCAGCCGGGATCGGTGTATTCGCTGGGGGCAGATAAAGACAGAGAAGTGAAGGTTTACGCCAATAAGCAATTGGTGGCTGAAGGCGAGCTTATTTATATCGGTGATGGTGAAGAACTGGGTCTGGAGGTCACAAAGTTGGCGTGCCAGGGCAGCCTGGGGTCATAA
- the sctS gene encoding type III secretion system export apparatus subunit SctS, with translation MENIIYASNKAMLLIVLLSAIPVMVATVVGLLIGLIQTVTQLQEQTLPFGIKLLAVFGSLFMISGWLSDKVMNYATEVLAIALSPAGVG, from the coding sequence ATGGAAAATATTATTTACGCCAGTAATAAAGCCATGCTGCTTATTGTGCTGCTATCGGCCATTCCGGTGATGGTGGCGACGGTGGTAGGTCTGTTGATTGGCTTGATTCAAACTGTGACCCAACTTCAGGAACAGACACTGCCTTTTGGTATCAAGTTACTCGCGGTATTTGGCTCACTGTTTATGATCTCTGGTTGGCTGTCTGACAAGGTAATGAACTACGCCACTGAAGTGCTGGCTATCGCATTATCGCCCGCAGGAGTGGGGTGA
- the sctT gene encoding type III secretion system export apparatus subunit SctT yields MDQQVVGLYVSLYSTFQTGLMTLALAWARIAPVFFFLPFLSSKLLNSGMIKNCVAVFLALGMWPFFSTYELNWEETSLGEMILYELAIGLVLAFILSLPFLIANIIGELIDNQRGATISDTIDPANGVESSEMSVLVSHIVVMIFLTQGGMYQLAQTFAESYRLLPFAAGFSHFDSLPLGRWLNQLVVQAIVLAAPILVTLFITEVALGLYSRFCPQLNAFSLSLTIKSAIAFMVFLLYFQNEVPTILINMISLSPLHDIFGVAPQ; encoded by the coding sequence ATGGATCAGCAGGTGGTAGGTTTGTATGTGTCGCTCTATTCTACATTTCAGACCGGGTTGATGACGCTGGCATTGGCGTGGGCACGGATTGCGCCGGTGTTCTTCTTTTTGCCGTTTCTCAGTAGCAAGTTGCTTAACAGTGGCATGATCAAAAACTGTGTTGCCGTTTTTTTGGCCCTGGGGATGTGGCCTTTTTTCTCGACCTATGAACTTAATTGGGAAGAGACAAGCCTCGGTGAAATGATCCTTTATGAACTGGCTATCGGCTTGGTGCTGGCTTTTATCCTCAGTCTGCCGTTTCTTATCGCCAATATTATTGGTGAACTGATCGATAACCAGCGCGGGGCGACCATCAGCGATACTATCGACCCGGCTAATGGTGTGGAATCTTCAGAGATGTCGGTGTTAGTCAGCCATATAGTGGTCATGATTTTTCTGACACAGGGGGGGATGTATCAGTTGGCGCAGACCTTCGCCGAGAGTTACCGCCTGTTGCCCTTTGCTGCCGGATTCAGCCATTTTGATAGTCTGCCGCTGGGGCGTTGGCTTAACCAGTTAGTGGTACAGGCTATTGTGCTCGCGGCCCCTATTCTGGTGACTTTATTTATTACTGAGGTAGCGCTGGGGCTATATTCCCGCTTTTGCCCGCAGCTGAATGCTTTTTCTTTATCATTAACCATTAAGTCTGCAATTGCATTCATGGTATTTCTGCTCTATTTCCAGAATGAAGTTCCGACCATTCTGATTAATATGATTTCCTTGAGTCCGTTGCACGATATTTTTGGTGTAGCGCCGCAATAA
- a CDS encoding EscR/YscR/HrcR family type III secretion system export apparatus protein yields MPTLPGDIPLLAIVAFSSLLPFVIAAGTCYLKISIVLIMVRNAMGVQQVPSGLALNGIALLLSLFVMMPVIQDVNHYMRTEKVDFSNVDSVDKFIDGGLGSYTAYLKKYSDPELLNFFESLQQGRSEEESMAEADTREPALFSLLPAYALSEIKSAFEIGFYIYLPFVVIDLIISSILLALGMMMMSPVTISVPVKLILFVAIDGWALISKGLIMQYMELAQH; encoded by the coding sequence ATGCCAACGTTACCTGGGGACATTCCCTTACTGGCGATTGTCGCATTTTCTTCACTATTGCCTTTTGTCATCGCGGCGGGAACGTGCTACCTGAAAATATCAATCGTGCTAATTATGGTGCGCAATGCGATGGGGGTACAACAGGTACCTTCCGGCCTGGCGCTCAACGGGATAGCGCTGCTGTTGTCACTGTTTGTGATGATGCCGGTGATTCAGGATGTGAATCACTATATGCGCACCGAAAAGGTGGATTTTAGCAATGTTGATTCGGTGGATAAATTTATAGATGGGGGGCTGGGTAGTTACACCGCTTATCTAAAGAAATACTCCGATCCGGAATTACTCAACTTTTTCGAGTCGTTGCAACAAGGGCGTAGTGAAGAGGAATCGATGGCTGAAGCTGATACTCGCGAGCCAGCGCTGTTTTCCCTGCTGCCTGCTTACGCGTTGAGTGAAATTAAATCAGCATTCGAAATTGGTTTTTATATCTATCTACCTTTTGTAGTAATAGACCTGATTATCTCCAGTATTTTACTTGCGTTGGGGATGATGATGATGAGCCCGGTTACCATTTCTGTTCCGGTAAAATTGATCTTGTTCGTGGCAATCGACGGTTGGGCGCTGATTTCCAAGGGGTTGATTATGCAATATATGGAGCTGGCACAGCATTAG
- a CDS encoding EscV/YscV/HrcV family type III secretion system export apparatus protein, with protein MNKITGLLLNIRNRPELLVLVIMVMVIAMLIIPLPTILVDLLIGLNIMISVLIFMGSFYITRVLDFRSFPSILLITTLFRLALSISTSRLILLEADAGDIIATFGEFVIQDNLVVGMVVFAIVTIVQFIVITKGSERIAEVAARFSLDAMPGKQMSIDADLRAGVIDEATVKEKRNDMENESQLYGSFDGAMKFIKGDAIAGIIIIFVNLIGGISVGMAQLGMDMPTALNTFTLLTIGDGLVAQIPALLISISAGFIVTRVGGNDKNLGENIVSELFAKDFTIMITAIIVCSIGFLPGFPTPIFLFLSGLMVALLWYRHHQKRKEKKHLAGDEQSDAEVSSEVAEGETRRESQVSDDEYVPETLPIIISVSQKHKELLEENSFLSRIKKDIFVRYGYRIPDIAINYSPVVPSDKIIVLINEVRAGDYNICFGGLRLLTINDELEYLGLELTRFTDEHGAVSTWIASKHTDDIKQLGLMARDDISEIIDCIGTLLLHHINEFFGIQETKNLLDDLEKKYPELLKECYRHATVQKITEVFQRLLMEKISIRNMKLILETLVQWVPKEKDSMMLVEYVRGAMARYISSRFATDGRLNVLMINDQFEDMIRQGIRQASGGSFISLDPAKTDDIIQAFAQTVESSYHSVRDMSVLVPVDIRRFVKKILESRFPELEVLSFNEISETVKVNVIKTV; from the coding sequence ATGAATAAAATTACCGGACTATTGTTAAATATTCGCAATCGTCCTGAACTGTTGGTATTAGTCATCATGGTCATGGTTATTGCCATGCTGATTATACCTTTGCCGACGATTTTAGTAGATCTGTTAATTGGCCTGAATATTATGATTTCAGTGCTGATTTTTATGGGATCATTTTATATTACACGGGTGTTGGACTTCCGGTCATTTCCCTCAATTTTATTGATTACTACGCTATTCCGATTAGCGTTATCGATCAGTACCAGCCGTCTTATTTTGCTGGAAGCTGATGCTGGCGACATTATTGCCACCTTTGGCGAGTTTGTTATTCAGGACAATCTGGTGGTTGGGATGGTGGTATTTGCCATCGTGACCATTGTGCAGTTTATCGTGATTACCAAAGGTTCTGAACGTATTGCCGAAGTTGCGGCGCGTTTCTCACTTGATGCGATGCCAGGTAAACAGATGAGCATTGACGCTGATTTGCGTGCTGGGGTGATTGATGAGGCAACAGTAAAAGAGAAACGTAATGATATGGAGAACGAGAGCCAGTTATACGGCTCTTTTGATGGGGCGATGAAATTCATCAAAGGTGATGCTATCGCTGGGATTATCATTATTTTTGTCAATCTGATTGGTGGTATTTCCGTCGGAATGGCGCAATTGGGCATGGACATGCCTACGGCACTGAATACCTTCACCCTGCTGACCATTGGTGATGGCTTGGTAGCACAAATTCCGGCTCTGCTTATCTCTATCAGTGCCGGCTTTATTGTGACTCGCGTGGGCGGCAATGATAAAAACCTTGGTGAAAATATTGTCTCTGAGCTGTTTGCCAAAGATTTCACTATTATGATCACCGCGATCATTGTTTGTAGCATTGGTTTTCTGCCCGGGTTTCCTACGCCAATTTTCCTGTTCTTATCCGGTTTAATGGTAGCGCTGCTGTGGTATCGCCATCATCAGAAGCGCAAGGAGAAGAAACACCTTGCGGGTGATGAACAGAGTGATGCTGAAGTTAGCTCCGAGGTGGCAGAAGGCGAAACTCGACGGGAAAGTCAGGTTTCAGATGATGAGTATGTACCTGAAACACTGCCAATTATTATTTCGGTGAGCCAAAAACATAAGGAACTGCTGGAAGAAAATAGTTTTCTATCACGCATCAAGAAAGATATTTTTGTGCGCTATGGCTACCGCATCCCTGATATTGCCATTAACTATTCTCCGGTGGTACCAAGCGACAAAATTATTGTGCTGATTAATGAAGTTCGTGCGGGTGATTATAATATTTGCTTTGGTGGTTTACGTCTTCTTACGATTAACGATGAACTGGAATATCTGGGGCTGGAATTAACCCGATTTACTGATGAGCATGGTGCAGTCAGTACCTGGATCGCCAGTAAACATACTGATGATATTAAACAACTGGGTTTAATGGCACGCGATGATATTAGTGAGATTATCGACTGTATCGGAACTTTATTGCTGCATCACATTAATGAGTTCTTTGGGATTCAGGAAACTAAAAACCTGCTTGACGATCTGGAAAAGAAATACCCTGAATTATTAAAAGAGTGCTATCGCCATGCAACAGTACAAAAGATAACTGAAGTATTTCAGCGTCTGCTGATGGAAAAGATTTCCATCCGAAATATGAAACTTATTTTGGAAACTTTGGTGCAATGGGTGCCAAAAGAGAAAGACAGCATGATGCTGGTGGAATATGTCCGTGGCGCGATGGCCCGTTATATCTCATCTCGTTTTGCCACCGATGGGCGTTTGAATGTTCTGATGATTAATGATCAATTTGAAGACATGATTCGCCAAGGGATTCGTCAGGCCTCCGGTGGTAGCTTTATCAGCCTTGATCCGGCAAAAACCGATGACATTATTCAGGCCTTTGCTCAGACAGTAGAAAGCAGTTATCACTCTGTTCGAGATATGAGTGTGCTGGTGCCCGTAGATATTCGTCGTTTTGTGAAAAAAATTCTTGAGAGTCGTTTCCCTGAATTGGAGGTGCTCTCATTTAATGAGATCTCCGAGACAGTGAAAGTGAACGTAATTAAAACCGTGTAA
- the sctN gene encoding type III secretion system ATPase SctN, giving the protein MNLFDSCAHPSRIHGCLLEAPLHGVFIGEICLIERDLCQPEVIAKAQVVGFKEGQTILSLIGRAQGLTREVVIRPTGQPFVFEMGEHLAGKIYNAAGEEVGVLSNATASSEPLFTTLCRVDNPPVSVNLRRPVTTPLVTGVRAIDGLLTCGQGQRMGIFAAAGSGKTSLMSMIMNHAVADICVIALIGERGREVTEFIHELQTSPRAAQTILVYATSDSPAVERCNAALLATAMAEYFRDQGKDVLLFVDSMTRYARALRDVALAAGELPARRGYPASVFEQLPLLLERPGALQHGSITAFYTVLLESEEESDPIGDEIRSIIDGHIYLSAQLAGRGHYPAIDILHSISRVFSKVTTPQHRQDAAKTRDMLGRLAQIQLYLDLGEYQRGENTDNDHALDNRDVIEGFLQQAMEEPGEFSTTLNQLRELAN; this is encoded by the coding sequence ATGAATCTCTTTGATAGCTGTGCACACCCGTCGCGTATACATGGTTGCCTGCTAGAGGCCCCGCTGCATGGGGTCTTTATTGGCGAAATCTGTCTGATTGAGCGCGATTTATGTCAGCCGGAAGTGATTGCAAAAGCTCAGGTCGTGGGGTTTAAGGAGGGACAAACCATTCTGAGTTTGATTGGTCGAGCACAGGGGCTGACACGTGAAGTGGTTATCCGCCCCACTGGTCAGCCGTTTGTCTTTGAGATGGGAGAACATCTGGCGGGTAAAATTTACAACGCCGCAGGAGAGGAAGTGGGCGTGCTGAGCAATGCAACTGCATCATCAGAACCTCTATTCACCACTCTGTGTCGGGTTGATAATCCGCCGGTTAGTGTCAATTTGCGCCGACCGGTTACCACACCATTGGTGACGGGGGTCAGGGCAATTGATGGCTTGCTCACTTGTGGGCAGGGGCAGCGTATGGGGATTTTTGCGGCGGCCGGTAGCGGCAAAACCTCCCTGATGAGCATGATTATGAATCATGCGGTGGCGGATATTTGTGTTATTGCGCTAATTGGTGAGCGCGGTCGTGAGGTGACAGAATTCATTCATGAATTGCAGACCTCACCGCGTGCTGCGCAAACCATTCTGGTGTACGCCACGTCGGACAGTCCAGCGGTTGAGCGCTGTAATGCAGCTTTACTGGCAACGGCGATGGCGGAGTATTTTCGTGATCAGGGCAAAGATGTGTTGCTGTTTGTCGATTCGATGACGCGTTATGCCCGTGCTTTGCGCGATGTAGCATTGGCGGCGGGGGAACTTCCCGCGCGGCGCGGTTACCCAGCGTCGGTATTCGAGCAACTGCCACTGTTATTGGAACGGCCCGGTGCATTGCAGCATGGTTCTATTACGGCTTTTTATACCGTACTGCTGGAGAGCGAAGAGGAATCCGACCCGATTGGTGATGAAATTCGCTCGATAATCGATGGTCACATCTACCTTAGTGCACAACTCGCTGGGCGCGGTCACTACCCAGCAATTGATATCTTACACAGTATTAGTCGTGTGTTTTCGAAAGTGACTACACCGCAGCATCGTCAGGATGCGGCAAAAACGCGCGATATGCTCGGACGGCTGGCACAAATTCAGCTCTATCTTGATCTCGGGGAGTACCAGCGTGGTGAAAATACCGACAACGATCACGCGCTGGACAACAGAGATGTTATAGAGGGCTTTTTGCAGCAAGCAATGGAAGAACCCGGCGAGTTCTCCACCACGCTCAATCAGCTCCGTGAGCTGGCAAACTGA
- the sctC gene encoding type III secretion system outer membrane ring subunit SctC, with protein sequence MKVKYRGVIYFSLLLLAGHMSQVNAEVITALPVGQENVNDSFVANNVMVGKLFDAVAERLEKPIILSKLAAQKRVTGNFNLANADEMFKALSRRMALVWYDDGAGIYVYDNSEMRSVIVHTQAAGSGQVLNYIQKTGIYDKRFPVRTEGDNRLLFVSGPPLYVELISAAAAYLDERIKQEDLASGGEVAVIPLKHSSVTDRTYNQRGQSITIPGMLTALNALFQGNNGTTESTLTIQPKEGEPTIEAGFPAPPSVNGGDSALKLAAGAKTSSPFSLVAYPDSNSLVVKGSAEQIRYVRQLVHTLDNSRSQVELSLWIIDVTQSKVDDLGVRWEAGGIGVAGGSVTFNRSTLSDSKTFLAQIDAISKTGNARIVSRPVILTQENVPALFDNNTSFYARVEGERVASLQQVTYGTMISVLPRLSGGSSVEMEVNIEDGGLNRDNSGKLADIAGLPEVNRTNINTVARIGRDKSLLIGGYTRDQVEEGETRIPLLSDIPLLGNLFKYRSHNQQKMIRIFLIQPRLLDENEAWDGRQFSETERLTRHDGKLNGTVEFLKKYASQPWQ encoded by the coding sequence ATGAAAGTTAAATACAGAGGAGTGATCTATTTTTCACTCTTATTGTTGGCAGGCCATATGAGTCAGGTCAACGCTGAGGTGATTACCGCATTGCCCGTCGGGCAGGAAAACGTTAATGACTCCTTTGTCGCAAATAACGTCATGGTCGGCAAGCTGTTTGATGCCGTCGCTGAACGGCTGGAGAAGCCGATTATTCTCAGTAAGTTGGCGGCACAAAAGCGCGTCACTGGGAACTTTAATTTGGCGAATGCTGATGAGATGTTTAAAGCATTATCCCGACGTATGGCGCTGGTGTGGTACGACGATGGCGCGGGCATCTATGTTTATGACAACAGCGAAATGCGTAGTGTCATTGTTCACACTCAGGCTGCGGGTAGTGGGCAAGTGCTTAACTATATTCAGAAAACCGGAATTTACGATAAGCGTTTTCCGGTCCGTACCGAAGGCGATAACCGTTTACTGTTTGTCTCAGGACCACCGCTTTATGTGGAGTTGATTAGTGCGGCAGCCGCCTATCTTGATGAGCGTATTAAGCAGGAAGACTTGGCCAGCGGCGGTGAAGTGGCAGTTATCCCGTTAAAACACTCATCAGTCACCGATCGTACCTATAACCAACGTGGGCAAAGCATCACAATTCCTGGGATGTTAACGGCACTTAATGCTCTGTTCCAGGGTAACAATGGCACGACGGAAAGCACACTGACGATACAACCGAAAGAGGGTGAACCGACGATCGAAGCAGGTTTTCCGGCTCCACCATCAGTTAACGGCGGTGACAGCGCGCTTAAGCTGGCTGCTGGCGCTAAAACGAGCAGCCCATTTTCTCTGGTCGCGTATCCCGACAGCAACAGTCTGGTAGTAAAAGGCAGCGCAGAACAGATTCGCTATGTTCGCCAGTTAGTCCATACCTTGGATAACAGCCGTAGCCAAGTGGAGCTATCACTGTGGATTATCGATGTGACGCAAAGCAAAGTGGACGATCTGGGCGTGCGTTGGGAAGCGGGTGGTATCGGTGTTGCTGGCGGTTCAGTTACCTTTAACCGCAGTACGCTAAGTGACAGCAAAACGTTTTTGGCGCAAATCGACGCGATTAGTAAAACCGGCAATGCCCGTATCGTTTCGCGCCCGGTTATCTTGACGCAGGAGAATGTGCCGGCGCTATTTGATAACAACACCAGTTTTTATGCCCGAGTGGAGGGCGAGCGGGTGGCCTCACTGCAACAGGTGACATATGGCACCATGATCAGTGTGTTGCCGCGCCTCTCAGGGGGATCGAGTGTTGAAATGGAAGTCAATATTGAAGATGGCGGATTAAACCGTGATAACTCGGGCAAACTTGCCGATATCGCTGGGCTGCCAGAGGTTAACCGCACCAACATCAATACTGTGGCACGTATTGGTCGCGATAAAAGCCTGCTGATTGGCGGATATACCCGTGATCAAGTTGAAGAGGGTGAGACTCGGATTCCGCTGTTAAGTGATATTCCGCTTTTGGGTAACCTGTTTAAGTACCGTTCGCACAACCAGCAGAAAATGATCCGTATCTTTTTGATTCAGCCGCGTTTACTGGATGAAAACGAAGCATGGGATGGTCGTCAGTTCTCTGAAACTGAACGCTTAACCCGCCATGATGGCAAGTTAAACGGCACCGTTGAGTTTCTGAAGAAGTATGCGAGCCAGCCGTGGCAATAG
- the sctW gene encoding type III secretion system gatekeeper subunit SctW produces the protein MAIGPVGGNSRFLVGQRDKSSSAAQASDDADEAARGQGVIDNSSEYASMSMLAASHVRRRGPTTDSKEEWTRFSERILDAQADEKILRVEGALNSKLMTQQQLHAFLLQYFTDPSDLLMVLAALIHRSRLKRKQLEQLEALREQLEAEDLDRSAQAGINIALVAKAFAQKMQQSAGNLRMLYREFLCYDGPAIYLYEQWAEEMVAQERENIIRYLARALACDLQALPLGNINVSEFGALFNRVSRLREMQSLDDTFRQRFSHTDFAFINQSGENMLSKLFISGIRGQENFNDSLLTFYSRQLGALSTDMRARFLQILIIAFSILPTGIFSSLEEREHFIDGLKENMSHFMEQELAMARRVLHDEEENIP, from the coding sequence GTGGCAATAGGTCCTGTTGGCGGCAACTCACGCTTTTTAGTGGGTCAACGTGACAAAAGTAGCTCCGCGGCACAGGCCAGTGATGATGCTGACGAAGCGGCGCGTGGACAGGGAGTCATTGATAACAGTAGTGAATATGCCTCGATGTCCATGTTGGCAGCCAGTCATGTGCGCCGTCGCGGGCCGACAACAGACAGCAAGGAAGAGTGGACGCGTTTTTCTGAGCGCATCCTGGATGCTCAAGCGGATGAAAAAATCCTGCGGGTTGAAGGGGCGCTGAACAGCAAATTGATGACGCAGCAGCAGCTACATGCTTTTTTGCTCCAGTATTTTACCGATCCCAGTGATTTGCTTATGGTGCTGGCAGCATTGATTCACCGCAGCCGATTAAAGCGCAAGCAGCTCGAACAACTGGAAGCATTACGGGAACAGCTAGAGGCGGAAGACCTCGATCGCAGTGCTCAGGCGGGGATCAATATCGCGCTGGTGGCGAAAGCTTTTGCACAAAAAATGCAGCAGTCGGCTGGCAACTTGAGAATGCTGTATCGCGAGTTTCTTTGCTATGACGGCCCAGCGATTTATCTCTATGAGCAATGGGCTGAAGAGATGGTGGCTCAGGAACGTGAAAATATTATTCGTTACCTGGCGCGGGCTTTGGCTTGTGACTTACAAGCATTACCGTTGGGGAATATTAATGTTAGCGAATTTGGTGCTTTGTTTAATCGTGTTAGCCGATTAAGAGAGATGCAATCACTGGACGATACATTTCGCCAGCGTTTTTCTCATACCGATTTTGCTTTTATTAATCAGAGTGGTGAGAACATGCTTAGCAAATTGTTTATCAGCGGCATTCGCGGTCAAGAGAATTTTAACGACAGCTTACTCACATTTTATTCGCGGCAGCTCGGTGCATTAAGTACGGATATGCGTGCGCGTTTTTTGCAGATTTTAATTATCGCTTTTTCCATATTGCCGACAGGTATTTTCTCATCATTAGAAGAGCGCGAGCATTTTATTGACGGATTGAAAGAGAATATGAGTCATTTTATGGAGCAAGAGCTGGCTATGGCTCGGCGGGTATTACATGACGAAGAAGAGAACATTCCATGA
- a CDS encoding type III secretion system protein has product MKYRFVDALNSFLSTEGRQDLINSQLDCHSTIQLELNESPPINVDLLTDDIILWCSIAECQMGHLEALGQNLLSELLEYTPGNFHIGQPALSFRENTLVLSAILREPALNDTQLFADSLNEFYERSHRFSTLLAG; this is encoded by the coding sequence ATGAAATACCGTTTTGTTGATGCATTGAATTCTTTTTTATCCACTGAAGGGCGCCAGGATTTAATTAACTCGCAGCTTGATTGTCATTCAACTATTCAGTTAGAGCTGAATGAATCACCGCCTATTAATGTCGACTTGTTAACCGACGATATTATTTTGTGGTGCAGCATTGCTGAATGTCAAATGGGGCATCTTGAAGCGCTGGGCCAAAATTTATTGAGCGAATTGCTGGAATACACCCCAGGTAATTTTCACATCGGGCAGCCCGCATTGAGTTTCAGGGAAAACACTCTGGTGCTTTCCGCAATCTTGCGTGAGCCAGCGTTGAATGACACTCAGTTGTTTGCTGACAGTCTAAATGAGTTTTATGAGCGTAGTCATCGATTCTCCACCCTGTTAGCTGGCTAA